A single window of Dysgonomonadaceae bacterium PH5-43 DNA harbors:
- a CDS encoding ABC-2 type transport system ATP-binding protein (product_source=KO:K01990; cath_funfam=3.40.50.300; cog=COG1131; ko=KO:K01990; pfam=PF00005; smart=SM00382; superfamily=52540), whose amino-acid sequence MILEIKDITKSYGHTKAANNVSFNIQKGEIVGFLGPNGAGKSTTMKIISGCTNYNKGEVIINNINLKENPIQAKEQIGFLPESNPLYEDMYIYEYLDYVAGLYPTIKNRRERIEQVIQQTGITPQRNKRINQLSKGYKQRVGIAQAIIHDPHLIILDEPTSGLDPNQTEEIHKLLLSLKENKGILFSSHTLSEVATICTRIVFINKGEIKADLQKNEIEDLDYLFKKLTK is encoded by the coding sequence ATGATTCTTGAAATAAAAGACATAACTAAATCTTACGGACATACGAAAGCTGCAAATAACGTTTCCTTCAACATACAGAAGGGAGAGATAGTCGGCTTTTTAGGTCCCAACGGAGCAGGAAAATCTACCACTATGAAAATTATTTCGGGATGCACTAACTACAATAAGGGCGAGGTGATTATAAACAACATCAACCTAAAAGAAAACCCAATACAAGCCAAAGAACAAATAGGTTTCCTACCAGAAAGCAATCCTCTTTACGAGGATATGTATATATATGAATACCTCGATTATGTAGCCGGATTATATCCCACAATCAAGAACCGAAGGGAAAGAATAGAGCAGGTGATACAGCAAACGGGGATTACGCCGCAACGAAATAAACGTATAAACCAACTCTCGAAAGGCTACAAACAAAGGGTTGGTATTGCGCAGGCTATAATTCACGACCCACACCTTATTATATTAGACGAACCTACGTCGGGCTTAGACCCCAATCAGACCGAAGAGATACACAAGCTGCTATTGTCGCTGAAAGAAAACAAGGGTATTTTATTTTCCTCCCATACCCTCTCGGAAGTGGCAACCATCTGCACGAGAATTGTGTTTATTAACAAAGGTGAAATTAAAGCCGATTTACAGAAAAACGAGATAGAAGATTTAGATTACTTATTTAAAAAACTTACAAAATGA
- a CDS encoding uncharacterized protein (product_source=KO:K06872; cath_funfam=3.30.40.10; cleavage_site_network=SignalP-noTM; cog=COG1512; ko=KO:K06872; pfam=PF04536; superfamily=48695; transmembrane_helix_parts=Inside_1_200,TMhelix_201_223,Outside_224_242,TMhelix_243_265,Inside_266_424) codes for MKTKKLCKTISLTLILLLFFTYHITAQVYNTETVPNDNLKNRYDFVSNPNSIISPKAEQELNNIIIQIQDSTSAEVAVVLLKSIGNANIGNFATSLFTKWGIGKSANDNGLLFLLVEDQRQMVFRTGYGLEGVLPDIILSRIIRNDITPYLKQGNYNQAIINGISEIKALLLNPDSVDEIIANERAAQDAQYQGIINFFKTLLIMYLILSVFVTLSFVFRAASKLKMWDKVPDKYNDLANMKSSVILCSVFFPIPMLLFAVYYFYKLNWLRNNPIDCPVCHSKMIKEDDDEVLNLLNNSQLTEESIRSVDYDVWHCNNCKHNEILGFDNPNSSYTECPNCKAKTYNLQRDHIVKNATPLSKGEGEKIYECKNCKFKKAIPYIIPMIIVTSINSGRRSRGGFGGGSIGGGFGGGRTGGGGARGGW; via the coding sequence ATGAAAACTAAAAAACTTTGCAAAACCATTTCTCTTACCTTAATCTTATTACTATTTTTTACGTACCACATTACTGCACAAGTCTACAACACGGAAACCGTTCCGAACGACAACCTCAAAAATCGTTACGACTTCGTGTCCAACCCCAACTCCATCATATCTCCGAAAGCCGAGCAGGAGTTAAACAATATTATTATACAAATACAAGATTCTACTTCGGCAGAAGTTGCAGTAGTGTTGCTTAAGTCGATAGGAAATGCCAACATCGGCAACTTTGCCACTTCGCTATTCACAAAATGGGGAATTGGCAAGAGCGCAAACGACAACGGTCTCTTATTCTTACTTGTTGAAGATCAGAGGCAAATGGTTTTCCGAACGGGCTACGGATTAGAGGGTGTGTTGCCCGACATTATTTTATCACGCATTATAAGAAACGACATAACGCCTTATTTAAAACAGGGCAACTACAATCAGGCGATTATAAACGGTATAAGCGAAATTAAAGCTCTTCTACTTAATCCCGACTCCGTTGACGAGATTATTGCTAACGAACGGGCGGCTCAAGATGCACAGTATCAGGGAATAATAAACTTCTTCAAAACATTATTAATAATGTATCTGATATTATCGGTGTTTGTTACACTTTCTTTTGTGTTCAGAGCGGCATCTAAACTTAAAATGTGGGATAAAGTGCCCGACAAGTACAACGATTTGGCGAATATGAAGTCGTCGGTAATCTTATGCTCAGTATTTTTCCCTATACCGATGTTGTTATTTGCGGTTTACTATTTCTATAAATTAAACTGGCTGAGAAATAATCCTATAGACTGTCCGGTTTGCCACAGCAAGATGATAAAAGAAGATGACGACGAAGTCTTAAATTTATTAAACAACTCTCAACTTACAGAAGAAAGCATACGCTCGGTTGATTATGATGTGTGGCATTGCAACAACTGTAAGCACAATGAAATATTAGGCTTCGACAATCCAAATTCTTCATACACCGAATGTCCTAACTGTAAAGCTAAGACGTATAACTTGCAACGCGACCATATAGTTAAAAACGCTACTCCGCTATCGAAGGGTGAGGGAGAAAAAATATACGAATGCAAAAACTGTAAGTTTAAGAAAGCTATACCATATATTATACCTATGATAATAGTAACCTCAATTAATAGCGGACGAAGAAGTAGAGGTGGATTTGGCGGAGGCAGTATTGGCGGAGGTTTCGGTGGTGGTCGCACGGGAGGCGGCGGAGCAAGAGGAGGCTGGTGA